In Carya illinoinensis cultivar Pawnee chromosome 16, C.illinoinensisPawnee_v1, whole genome shotgun sequence, a single window of DNA contains:
- the LOC122299809 gene encoding non-specific lipid-transfer protein 2-like produces the protein MKMKASCIAVCTLLVLLLAKTEVTMAVTCNPTQLSPCVSAMTSSNPPSSLCCSKIKEQKPCLCQYLKNPNLKKFVDSPNARKVANTCGTPFPKC, from the coding sequence ATGAAAATGAAGGCATCATGCATTGCAGTGTGCACTTTGCTGGTGCTGCTCCTGGCAAAAACAGAGGTAACAATGGCAGTAACATGCAACCCCACACAGCTGAGCCCTTGTGTGAGTGCAATGACATCTTCAAATCCACCATCTTCCCTGTGCTGCAGTAAGATCAAGGAACAGAAGCCCTGCCTCTGTCAGTACCTCAAGAACCCGAACCTCAAAAAGTTTGTCGACTCCCCCAATGCAAGGAAAGTTGCTAACACTTGTGGAACTCCCTTCCCCAAGTGCTAG
- the LOC122298936 gene encoding uncharacterized protein LOC122298936, whose protein sequence is MVVRFSKALDKYGPPPFRFQNMWCSHENFLRVVQEVWSEPVAQSGLCKLVAKLKKKKAVLRHWNVHVFGSVDCNIKNLEDRLDLLESQMQNGYNDELEMEYLVSKIELETWERREELRLAQIAKEKWLAEGDSNTGFFHVVLKQRRKSSLISSMRLEDGSSLVSPEEVHEGVVRYFQNFLTDSGEREPSEMEVKDTFSSIPKTSSSGLDGFGSAFYLTCWEIIEKDLVEAASDFFRGTPLPPFFTSSFFALIPKKEMIDTSWIFRVSSNLIAPEILFCVASSGSLILQPPVVDA, encoded by the exons ATGGTAGTGCGGTTCTCTAAAGCTTTGGATAAATATGGTCCTCCTCCGTTCCGCTTTCAAAATATGTGGTGCTCGCATGAAAATTTTCTTCGGGTAGTGCAGGAGGTTTGGTCGGAACCAGTGGCTCAATCGGGACTCTGTAAGCTGGTGGctaagttaaaaaagaaaaaagcagtTCTGAGGCATTGGAATGTTCATGTCTTTGGCAGTGTGGATTGTAATATTAAGAACCTGGAAGATCGCTTAGACTTACTTGAAAGTCAGATGCAAAATGGGTATAATGATGAATTGGAAATGGAATACTTGGTATCAaagatagaacttgaaacctgggAAAGGAGGGAAGAATTGAGGCTTGCTCAAATTGCCAAGGAAAAATGGTTGGCAGAAGGAGACAGCAACACAGGTTTTTTCCATGTTGTATTGAAGCAACGGCGCAAGTCTTCTTTAATTTCCTCTATGAGGCTGGAAGATGGTTCTTCATTGGTGTCTCCGGAGGAAGTTCATGAAGGAGTTGTtcgttattttcaaaattttctaacaGATTCTGGGGAGAG GGAGCCGTCAGAAATGGAAGTGAAAGATACCTTCAGTTCTATTCCTAAAACTAGCAGTTCAGGACTAGATGGTTTCGGCTCGGCATTCTATTTGACGTGTTGGGAGATTATCGAGAAGGATTTAGTTGAGGCGGCAAGTGATTTCTTTAGAGGGACTCCTCTCCCTCCTTTTTTCACTTCATCTTTCTTTGCGTTGATTCCGAAAAAGGAGATG ATTGACACATCATGGATTTTCAGAGTATCTTCCAACTTGATAGCTCCTGAGATCCTATTTTGTGTTGCATCCAGTGGCAGTTTGATTCTACAGCCTCCTGTAGTAGACGCCTAG
- the LOC122299807 gene encoding putative disease resistance RPP13-like protein 1: MVAVGELILSSFLQVLFDRLASSELLHFACQEGLQEQLKKLGETLTRIRKVLDDAEEKQHTERSVKHWLDDLRDLAYDAEDILDEVATEAALRPTLMGDNQASPSKVRKLVTAVFTSLTPSARIKTRLGSKINDITAKFNDLVTQKDQLNLKEIVISSRPSKRTESTSLVTKKRIYGREEVLEAVLQLLKSDSSDALTEVNVIPIVGMGGIGKTTLAQLVYNDEKVESFFDLKAWACVSENFDVAIVTKTILQSVTSENCDGKDLNWMQVKLKETLVGKKFLVILDDVWNEKYDDWFLLRTPFEAGAPGSSIIVTTRNQGVSSLMGTIKVPFQLGLLPTDACLSIFSQHALDAEDFSANPDLKDIGEGIVERCKGLPLALKTVGGLLGGTKDRNEWEKVLKNKIWDIPEERSGIAPALMLSYHNLPSDLKRCFAYCSILPKDYEFKEEEVVLLWMAEGLIQPVDEMEDLGSEHFRNLLSRSFFQQSGFDKSRFLMHDLINDLAQSVAGETCFRMEDEVGGSQHGNRPIIKARHSSYLGSRYDVAKKFEVFSELFSLRTFLPLMLPHRGRCYLARHVFLELVPTLRCLRVLSFKGYWITELSDSISDLKLLRYLNLSETQIKSLPESIATLYNLQTLLLENCYFLEKLPSMLCKLVNLRHLNIEGTNYLEGMPVQIGKLSRLQTLSNLVVGKDNCSGLKELGPLKHLKGKLHISRLENVIEPKDAKDAELIKKMKISALSLEWSRRLEWSRRMDESKDATSEVLEILNGLRPHADTLTELCIISYGGTKFPNWLTPPSFPHMVSLRLENCYKCTSLPPLGKYLPSLKNLWIIGMANVKSVGPEFCGGNCFAQCFRSLETLHFYHMKEWENWTPCEEFPNLRELSLIRCWKLLGKLPNNLPLLNKVEIIGCAQLVVSLSCFPDKCKFNIKNSRGPDMEGVVCGSKVTIKNIGFDRSLSTISNEGLELDGLTINGCYELTNLWSDNMGSLPHLLFLSNQERLQLRIKSISIYNCIALESLPKALMYNNTCLQSMSISSCDSLTHFARSHLPPTLKWLNIRSCKSMRNLVENDDTDTNNNGSCSSGITSLLEDLWISNCPSLEFLTSSGELPTTLQRLNIIDCPKLESVAKSFRHNSSLKSITIINCGSLQFLNLWSDQNTCDSLTHFDNSSCSSGVTSLLEELSVKNCPSLESLTSSGELPTTLQRLEIYDCPKLEPVAKSFHHNSFLTKTLIRENCSSILSFPKEGFLTNLTILGISHLKFTEALFDWGLDNLTFLNKLHLGGCQHLESFPNMKLPASLTRLWISDFSNLERLSEGLRKLTSLEKLLINDCENLTYFPEVGLPPSLLSLWISNCQKLRSFPKNGLPPSLQKLKINGCPLLEERYKKDQEGELRKIADIPCVEIRAESIFFKDDLNLEFWY; the protein is encoded by the coding sequence ATGGTCGCAGTGGGAGAGCTCATTCTTTCTTCATTCCTTCAAGTGTTGTTTGACCGATTGGCGTCTTCTGAGTTGCTGCACTTTGCTTGCCAAGAAGGACTTCAAGAACAGCTGAAAAAGTTGGGCGAAACGTTGACAAGAATTCGTAAGGTGCTTGATGATGCAGAGGAGAAGCAACACACTGAAAGGTCGGTGAAACATTGGCTTGATGATCTCAGAGACTTGGCCTACGACGCGGAAGATATATTGGATGAGGTGGCCACGGAAGCAGCTTTGCGACCCACGTTGATGGGTGACAATCAAGCTAGCCCCAGTAAGGTACGGAAGCTCGTCACTGCTGTGTTTACTAGTTTAACTCCAAGTGCTAGGATCAAGACTAGGCTGGGGTCAAAAATAAACGATATCACTGCTAAATTTAATGATCTCGTGACACAAAAAGATCAACTGAATTTGAAGGAAATTGTTATAAGTTCGAGGCCAAGCAAAAGAACAGAGTCAACTTCTCTGGTGACCAAAAAGCGCATCTACGGTAGGGAGGAAGTCTTAGAGGCTGTACTTCAATTATTGAAAAGTGATAGTAGTGATGCCTTGACTGAAGTGAATGTGATTCCTATAGTTGGTATGGGCGGCATCGGAAAGACAACCCTCGCCCAGCTCGTTTACAATGATGAAAAGGTTGAGAGCTTTTTCGATCTGAAAGCATGGGCTTGTGTTTCGGAAAATTTTGATGTTGCTAtagttacaaaaacaattttACAATCTGTGACTTCAGAAAACTGTGACGGCAAAGATCTAAATTGGATGCAAGTCAAATTGAAGGAGACATTAGTTGGGAAAAAGTTCCTAGTAATTCTTGATGATGTTTGGAATGAGAAGTACGATGACTGGTTTCTCCTACGTACCCCTTTTGAAGCAGGGGCTCCTGGAAGTAGTATTATCGTCACAACTCGTAATCAGGGAGTATCATCACTGATGGGAACCATTAAAGTACCTTTTCAGTTGGGGTTGTTGCCAACtgatgcttgtttgtccatatTTTCCCAACATGCATTGGATGCAGAAGACTTTAGTGCGAATCCAGACCTTAAAGATATTGGGGAGGGAATTGTTGAAAGGTGTAAAGGCTTGCCTTTGGCTCTAAAAACTGTTGGAGGCCTGTTAGGCGGTACAAAAGACCGCAatgaatgggagaaagttttgAAGAATAAGATATGGGATATACCAGAAGAGAGAAGTGGAATTGCTCCTGCTCTTATGTTAAGCTATCACAATCTGCCTTCAGATTTAAAGAGGTGTTTTGCTTATTGTTCTATACTTCCCAaagattatgaatttaaggaggaggaggtggttCTACTTTGGATGGCAGAAGGTTTGATTCAGCCAGTTGACGAAATGGAAGATTTGGGTAGCGAGCATTTTCGCAATCTGTTGTCAAGGTCATTTTTCCAACAATCCGGCTTTGATAAATCACGATTTTTAATGCATGACCTCATCAATGATTTGGCTCAATCGGTTGCAGGCGAGACATGCTTTAGAATGGAAGATGAGGTTGGGGGTAGTCAGCATGGGAATCGCCCTATTATAAAGGCACGCCACTCATCTTACTTGGGTAGCCGATATGATGTTGCTAAAAAGTTTGAGGTTTTTTCTGAACTCTTTAGTTTACGTACATTCTTACCTCTCATGCTACCACATCGAGGTCGTTGTTATTTGGCTCGTCATGTTTTTCTTGAATTGGTTCCAACGTTACGATGTTTAAGGGTGCTATCTTTCAAAGGATACTGGATCACTGAGCTATCCGATTCTATTAGTGATTTGAAGCTTCTGCGGTACCTTAACCTTTCGGAAACTCAAATTAAAAGCTTGCCTGAATCAATAGCTACTCTCTACAACTTGCAAACATTGTTGTTGGAGAATTGCTATTTTCTGGAGAAATTACCTTCAATGTTATGCAAATTGGTCAACCTGCGGCACCTCAATATTGAAGGTACAAATTATTTGGAAGGAATGCCTGTGCAAATAGGTAAATTAAGTCGTCTCCAAACACTGTCTAATCTAGTTGTGGGAAAAGACAATTGCTCAGGGTTAAAGGAGCTTGGGCCTTTGAAGCATCTTAAAGGGAAACTTCACATTTCAAGATTAGAGAATGTGATTGAACCGAAGGATGCAAAGGATgctgaattaattaaaaagatgaaaatcagTGCGTTGTCGTTGGAATGGAGTCGTCGGTTGGAATGGAGTCGTCGCATGGATGAGTCGAAAGACGCGACAAGTGAAGTACTAGAGATACTAAATGGGCTACGGCCCCACGCCGACACTTTGACGGAGCTATGTATAATTAGTTATGGTGGTACCAAATTCCCTAATTGGTTAACACCTCCTTCATTTCCTCATATGGTCTCCTTGAGATTAGAAAATTGTTACAAGTGCACCTCATTACCTCCACTGGGGAAATATTTGCCATCACTCAAAAATCTTTGGATCATTGGCATGGCTAACGtgaagagtgttggtcctgAATTTTGTGGCGGTAATTGTTTCGCACAATGTTTTAGATCCTTAGAGACTTTGCATTTCTATCACATGAAGGAGTGGGAGAATTGGACTCCTTGTGAAGAATTCCCAAATCTGCGTGAGCTTTCCCTTATAAGATGTTGGAAGCTATTAGGGAAGTTACCAAACAACCTTCCTTTACTAAACAAAGTTGAGATAATTGGTTGTGCGCAGTTGGTGGTCTCACTTTCATGCTTTCCAGATAAATGCAAATTTAACATTAAGAATTCCAGAGGGCCTGATATGGAAGGGGTGGTGTGTGGAAGCAAGGTTACAATCAAAAACATAGGATTCGACAGATCACTTTCAACAATTTCAAATGAAGGGCTTGAGTTGGACGGGTTAACTATTAATGGATGTTATGAGTTGACGAATTTGTGGTCAGACAACATGGGGTCACTGCCACATCTCTTATTTCTGAGTAATCAAGAGCGTCTCCAACTCAGAATCAAATCTATTTCTATCTACAATTGCATAGCCTTGGAATCATTACCCAAGGCATTGATGTACAACAACACGTGTCTTCAATCTATGAGTATCAGCTCTTGTGATTCGCTAACGCATTTTGCAAGAAGCCATCTGCCTCCAACTTTAAAGTGGCTTAATATACGGAGCTGCAAGAGTATGAGGAATTTGGTGGAGAATGATGATACTGATACAAACAACAACGGTAGTTGCAGTAGTGGCATCACATCTCTTCTTGAGGACTTGTGGATTAGCAATTGTCCATCCCTTGAATTCTTAACATCAAGCGGAGAATTACCTACCACACTTCAACGCCTCAACATTATCGATTGTCCGAAGCTGGAGTCAGTAGCTAAGAGTTTTCGTCATAACTCGTCTCTGAAAAGCATCACCATCATTAATTGTGGAAGTCTTCAGTTCTTGAATTTGTGGTCAGACCAAAACACATGTGATTCATTAACGCATTTTGACAACAGTAGTTGCAGTAGTGGCGTCACATCTCTTCTTGAGGAATTGTCTGTTAAGAATTGTCCATCCCTCGAATCCTTAACATCAAGCGGGGAATTACCTACCACACTTCAACGCCTCGAAATTTACGATTGTCCGAAGCTGGAGCCAGTAGCTAAGAGTTTTCATCATAACTCGTTTCTTACAAAGACGCTTATAAGAGAGAATTGTTCGAGCATTTTATCATTTCCCAAAGAAGGTTTTCTCACAAACCTAACAATACTTGGCATCTCTCATCTTAAATTCACAGAAGCCTTGTTCGATTGGGGGCTGGACAACCTCACTTTTCTTAATAAACTTCATCTTGGTGGATGTCAGCATCTGGAGTCTTTTCCAAATATGAAGTTGCCTGCCTCTCTAACAAGGCTCTGGATCTCAGATTTTTCGAATCTGGAACGTCTTTCCGAGGGCTTAAGAAAACTCACCTCTCTTGAAAAACTGTTGATCAATGACTGCGAAAACCTCACGTATTTTCCAGAGGTTGGCCTACCTCCCTCACTCCTAAGCCTTTGGATCTCTAATTGCCAAAAGTTGAGGTCCTTTCCTAAGAATGGCCTACCTCCCTCACTCCAGAAACTTAAAATCAATGGATGTCCTCTGCTGGAAGAACGCTACAAGAAAGATCAGGAAGGAGAGTTGCGCAAGATAGCTGACATCCCTTGTGTTGAAATTCGGGCCGAAAGCATCTTTTTCAAAGATGATTTGAATCTTGAATTTTGGTATTGA
- the LOC122299808 gene encoding kinesin-like protein NACK1 yields the protein MTVRTPGTPASKIDRTPASTPGGSRAREEKIVVTVRLRPLSKREQLAKDQVAWECIDDHTIVYKPPPQDRSAQSASFTFDKVFGPVSPTEAVYEEGVKNVALSALMGINATIFAYGQTSSGKTYTMRGITEKAVNDIYRHIINTPERDFTIKISGLEIYNENVRDLLNSESGRNLKLLDDPEKGTMVEKLVEETASDDQHLRQLISICEAQRQVGETALNDNSSRSHQIIRLTIESTLRENSDCVRSFVASLNFVDLAGSERASQTHADGARLREGCHINLSLMTLTTVIRKLSVGKRTGHIPYRDSKLTRILQHSLGGNARTAIICTLSPALSHVEQSRNTLFFATRAKEVTNNARVNMVVSDKQLVKHLQKEVARLEAELRTPDPSKENELKIRQMELEIEELRRQRDLAQTQVDELQKKLQEDQQGLNPFESPCPSVKKCLSYTGVLLPKLEGKEIGHADKVRSVMLRQSVRQSSTAPFTLMHEIRKLEHLQEQLGEEANRALEVLQKEVACHRLGNQDAAETIAKLQAEIREISAVRSEPKEVEVGSIVAPNKSVSANLKEEITRLHSQGSTIANLEEQLESVQKSIDKLVMSLPSNTHQYNSESLPKTKKESKKKKLLPLASSNTVNRQNFIRSPCSPLSASQQILVPDIENRSPEHDDHVSTETLTESEKGTPTKSGEGGDVSSKENNSGYRRSSSVNMKKMQKMFQNAAEENVRSIRAYVTELKERVAKLQYQKQLLVCQVLELEANEAAGYNVEDEENNTFEPAEPQVPWLVTFREQRQQIIELWDVCHVSIIHRTQFYLLFKGDPADQIYMEVELRRLTWLQQHLAELGNASPAHIRDDPPISLSSSIRALKREREFLAKRLTSHLTADERDALYIKWDVPLEGKQRKMQFINKLWTDPHDANHVQESAEIVAKLVGFCEGGNISKEMFELNFVHPSDKRQWLMGWNQISNLLHL from the exons atgacggTCAGAACACCAGGAACACCAGCTTCAAAGATTGATAGGACACCGGCATCAACCCCTGGAGGGTCCCGAGCTAGGGAAGAGAAGATTGTAGTTACAGTACGGTTAAGGCCGTTAAGCAAAAGGGAGCAGTTAGCCAAAGACCAAGTGGCATGGGAGTGCATTGATGATCACACAATTGTGTACAAACCACCACCTCAGGACCGATCAGCTCAATCAGCCTCATTCACATTTG ATAAAGTTTTTGGTCCTGTGAGTCCAACTGAAGCAGTATATGAGGAAGGAGTAAAGAATGTTGCCCTATCTGCTTTGATGGGCATCAATG CAACTATTTTCGCATATGGACAAACTAGCAGTGGTAAGACGTACACAATGAGAGGAATAACTGAGAAAGCTGTTAATGATATCTACAGGCATATAATAAAT ACCCCTGAGAGAGATTTCACAATAAAAATTTCTGGACTCGAAATATACAATGAGAATGTTAGAGACCTGTTAAATTCAGAATCTGGTCGCAATCTGAAGCTGTTGGACGATCCAGAG AAAGGTACTATGGTTGAGAAGTTGGTAGAGGAAACAGCAAGTGATGATCAGCACTTGAGACAATTGATCAGTATTTGTGAGG CTCAAAGGCAAGTTGGTGAAACTGCCCTTAACGATAACAGCTCGCGGTCACACCAGATAATAAGGCTG ACAATTGAAAGTACTCTTCGTGAAAATTCTGATTGTGTGAGGTCTTTTGTCGCAAGCTTG AATTTCGTTGATCTGGCTGGGAGTGAAAGAGCTTCACAGACACATGCAGATGGTGCTAGGCTCAGGGAAGGATGCCATATTAACCTTAGCTTGATGACACTTACCACCGTAATTAGAAAGCTCAG TGTTGGCAAAAGAACTGGCCATATACCCTACAGGGACTCAAAACTCACTCGTATATTGCAGCACTCACTTGGTGGGAATGCACGCACTGCCATCATATGTACTTTGAGTCCAGCACTGAGTCATGTTGAACAATCTCGAAATACTCTTTTCTTTGCCACCCGGGCGAAGGAAGTAACGAATAATGCACGAGTTAACATG GTTGTTTCAGACAAGCAGCTAGTGAAACATTTACAGAAGGAAGTAGCCAGGCTGGAAGCAGAACTGCGCACTCCTGATCCATCAAAGGAAAATGAATTGAAAATCCGGCAG ATGGAGTTGGAAATTGAAGAATTGAGACGCCAAAGAGATCTTGCACAAACTCAGGTGGATGAATTACAAAAAAAACTTCAGGAGGACCagcag GGTTTAAACCCATTTGAATCACCCTGTCCATCGGTGAAGAAGTGTCTCTCCTATACTGGTGTGCTATTACCAAAACTTGAAGGCAAGGAGATAGGTCATGCTGACAAAGTAAGAAGTGTGATGTTAAGGCAATCAGTGAGGCAGTCATCAACTGCACCATTCACCCTAATGCATGAAATTCGCAAACTAGAACATCTTCAGGAGCAGCTTGGAGAAGAAGCAAATCGAGCACTTGAAGTACTGCAAAAGGAAGTGGCTTGTCATAGACTAGGTAACCAGGATGCAGCTGAAACAATTGCAAAACTGCAGGCAGAAATAAGGGAAATAAGTGCTGTGCGTTCAGAACCCAAAGAAGTTGAAGTTGGAAGTATAGTTGCTCCAAATAAGAGTGTCAGTGCTAATCTGAAGGAAGAGATTACAAGACTTCATTCGCAGGGCAGCACCATCGCCAACCTTGAGGAGCAGCTTGAAAGTGTTCAGAAGTCAATAGACAAATTGGTAATGTCTCTTCCAAGCAATACCCATCAGTATAACAGTGAATCACTGCCCAAGACTAAGAAGGaatcaaaaaagaagaagttactTCCTTTGGCTTCAAGTAATACTGTCAACCGGCAAAATTTTATAAGATCTCCTTGCTCCCCACTGTCTGCTTCTCAGCAAATTTTGGTTCCTGATATTGAAAATAGATCTCCTGAGCATGATGATCATGTGTCCACTGAGACACTGACAGAGTCTGAAAAGGGGACACCAACAAAGAGTGGAGAAGGTGGAGATGTCTCATCTAAGGAAAACAATTCAGGCTATAGACGTTCTAGTTCGGTGAACATGAAGAAAATGCAGAAGATGTTCCAAAATGCGGCAGAAGAGAATGTAAGAAGCATAAGAGCATATGTAACAGAACTGAAAGAACGTGTGGCTAAACTTCAATACCAAAAACAACTGCTTGTTTGCCAG GTGCTGGAGCTTGAAGCAAATGAAGCAGCTGGGTACAATGTGGAGGATGAAGAAAACAACACATTTGAGCCAGCAGAGCCACAGGTTCCATGGCTAGTAACTTTCAGGGAGCAAAGGCAGCAGATAATTGAGTTGTGGGATGTGTGCCATGTCTCCATCATTCATAGGacccagttttatttgttattcaaagGGGATCCAGCTGATCAAATTTACATGGAAGTGGAGCTTAGGCGGTTGACTTGGTTGCAGCAGCACCTAGCAGAACTCGGGAATGCAAGCCCAGCTCACATCAGAGATGATCCCCCAATCTCTTTGTCATCAAG TATTAGAGCATTGAAGCGCGAAAGGGAGTTCCTTGCAAAGAGGTTGACCTCCCATTTGACTGCAGATGAGAGAGATGCATTGTACATTAAATGGGATGTCCCACTTGAAGGGAAGCAGAGGAAGATGCAGTTCATAAACAAACTTTGGACAGATCCCCATGATGCTAATCATGTACAGGAGAGTGCtgaaattgtggcaaagctggtaGGGTTCTGCGAAGGTGGCAACATTTCAAAGGAGATGTTCGAACTTAATTTTGTGCATCCATCTGATAAGAGGCAATGGCTTATGGGCTGGAATCAAATTTCAAACCTTCTTCATTTGTGa